A single window of Archangium gephyra DNA harbors:
- a CDS encoding response regulator has protein sequence MSTILLVDDEPDLQELYTDVLEVMGYQVIHAHDGLEALEKARQQRPDLVVTDWMMPRMDGVELCQRLLHEPGLEGVPIILHSSRRAPRIPGVRMTLSKSCPLNEFEDAVAQVIDESTGEVLTPASLEPSKETPVEALVEIHH, from the coding sequence AGAGCTCTACACCGACGTATTGGAGGTCATGGGCTACCAGGTCATCCATGCGCACGATGGCCTGGAAGCCTTGGAGAAGGCCCGCCAGCAGCGGCCGGACCTGGTCGTGACGGACTGGATGATGCCTCGCATGGATGGCGTCGAGCTCTGCCAGCGCCTGCTCCACGAGCCGGGGCTCGAGGGGGTTCCCATCATCCTGCACAGCTCCCGGCGGGCCCCCCGGATTCCCGGCGTCCGCATGACGCTCTCCAAGAGCTGCCCGCTGAACGAGTTCGAGGACGCCGTGGCCCAGGTGATCGACGAGAGCACGGGCGAGGTCCTCACCCCCGCTTCCCTGGAGCCCTCCAAAGAGACCCCCGTGGAGGCCCTCGTGGAGATCCACCACTGA